One window from the genome of Jeotgalibaca sp. MA1X17-3 encodes:
- a CDS encoding PTS transporter subunit EIIC: protein MLRSFGKTQINFYGIFISILSGLGFFVGKNEGIKAQKNIKEVEKVKDKIFGVMQRVGRSFMLPIAILPVAGLFLGIGGSFTNPTTLETYGLTNIMGEGTILNNVLTVMNDAGDIVFANLPLIFAIGCAIGMARSEKGYCSFSGRNCVFDYAFFYWCYDSNPRRR from the coding sequence TTGTTACGTTCATTCGGCAAAACCCAAATCAACTTTTATGGGATTTTTATATCCATTTTAAGTGGTTTGGGTTTTTTTGTCGGAAAAAATGAGGGTATAAAAGCTCAAAAAAATATAAAAGAGGTGGAGAAAGTGAAAGATAAGATTTTTGGTGTCATGCAACGAGTCGGACGTTCCTTTATGTTACCGATAGCTATTTTACCTGTTGCTGGTTTATTTTTAGGGATTGGTGGTTCGTTTACAAATCCTACTACGCTTGAAACATATGGACTGACTAACATTATGGGTGAAGGAACGATTCTAAACAATGTCTTGACCGTAATGAACGATGCAGGGGATATTGTTTTTGCAAACTTGCCCTTAATTTTTGCCATTGGATGTGCCATCGGTATGGCTCGGTCTGAAAAAGGCTACTGCAGCTTTAGCGGCAGGAATTGCGTTTTTGATTATGCATTCTTCTATTGGTGCTATGATTCAAATCCGCGGAGGCGCTGA
- a CDS encoding PRD domain-containing protein, with protein sequence MLAIKIMNNNIVSSTDETGHEIIVMGKGIGWQLKPGSVIDPTKVDKIFRMDTATSSAKLKKLFLEVNVESISISSQVVDYAYQQISKKFNKNLIISLTDHIDFAIERFEKNIPLRNDLTFWIKKMFPEEFDVGQYAINLIKEELHLEMPIDEAAHIAMHIINAEMDGNMVHTNEITSLISTSLQIIHVKTGKAIDETSFAYERFLRHLLALAQRIIVKKMNVDQNVELNQAIQRQFSKEYKIATAIQQFIQKDFQFEVNDDEVTFLTIHIHRLLNDD encoded by the coding sequence ATGCTTGCAATCAAAATTATGAATAATAATATTGTAAGTTCAACTGATGAAACGGGACATGAAATCATTGTGATGGGAAAGGGGATAGGATGGCAACTAAAACCTGGAAGTGTGATTGATCCCACTAAAGTTGATAAAATATTTCGGATGGACACGGCAACTTCTTCGGCTAAATTGAAAAAACTTTTTCTGGAAGTGAATGTAGAATCTATATCGATCAGTTCTCAAGTAGTTGACTATGCATACCAACAAATTTCTAAAAAGTTCAACAAAAATCTGATTATTTCACTAACAGACCATATTGACTTTGCGATTGAACGTTTCGAAAAGAATATTCCTTTACGTAATGACTTAACATTTTGGATAAAAAAAATGTTTCCGGAAGAATTTGATGTTGGTCAATATGCAATTAATCTAATAAAAGAAGAATTGCACTTAGAAATGCCAATTGATGAAGCAGCACATATTGCCATGCACATTATCAATGCGGAGATGGATGGAAATATGGTGCACACGAATGAAATTACTTCTTTAATTAGTACAAGTCTACAAATTATACACGTCAAGACAGGGAAAGCGATTGATGAGACTTCTTTTGCTTATGAACGTTTTTTGCGACATCTACTAGCTCTTGCTCAAAGGATTATTGTGAAAAAAATGAATGTTGATCAAAATGTAGAATTGAATCAGGCCATTCAAAGACAGTTTTCTAAAGAATATAAAATTGCGACTGCTATTCAGCAGTTTATCCAAAAAGACTTCCAGTTTGAAGTAAACGATGATGAAGTTACTTTTTTAACGATCCATATTCATCGTCTTTTAAATGATGATTAA